A genomic region of Papaver somniferum cultivar HN1 chromosome 7, ASM357369v1, whole genome shotgun sequence contains the following coding sequences:
- the LOC113297118 gene encoding putative pentatricopeptide repeat-containing protein At5g52630 yields the protein MNKLSQGSLRLCCIRTLCLKVNQMQQPLCQIHAVAKLTATHFDTFASNRLLNDLGKSGRVDEARHLFDKMSDKDEFTWNTMISAYARSDLLIEAKQLLSETPHPSSVAWSSLISGYSHQGCGTEAFRLFWLMQLEGLRPNQYTLGSALRACSISALLQRGQQIHAHAIKTQFDLNLFVVTGLVDMYAKCKQISEAEYLFHMILDNNNLVLWNTMITGYSQNGYGLQAMECFRDMKSEGIGMNQFTFPSILTACAANSAFRFGMQVHCSIIRSGFEFNAFVESSLVDMYAKCWDVNSAERVLEYMKVDDVVSWNSLIMGCVRKGCNEEALSLFKKMHQRQMKIDHFTYPSVLNALASIFYLETAGSVHCLTIKTGFGNYKLVGNALVDMYAKCGSLYCASRVFLSMGDRDVVSWTSLISGHARHGFYEEALKLYYEMRGTEIEPDLFVIASVFSACAELTCLEFGKQVHGNLVRSGLGSSLSVGNSLVTMYAKCGCLDDANLVFGMMHLKDVVSWTALIVGFAQNGRGKDSLQLYNQMILSGSKPDYVTFVGLLFACSHAGLVDEGFLYFESMEMVHGIKRGREHYACMIDLLGRSGKIDKAVELLNQMPFQPDATVWKALLAACRSHGKLEVAVWAAESLFELEPKNAVAYVQLANMYSASGRWVDAGRIRSLMKSRGVKKEPGCSWMEVNGRVHVFMIEDRNHPRKADIYLKLEEMMILIKEAGYVPDMNFALHDMDEDGKELGLSYHSEKLAVAFGLLSIPPGAPIRIYKNLRVCGDCHNAMKFISEVFQRRVILRDANCFHHFSEGKCSCKDYW from the coding sequence ATGAACAAATTGAGTCAGGGATCTTTGCGATTATGTTGTATCAGGACACTATGTCTAAAAGTCAATCAAATGCAACAACCGCTTTGTCAAATCCATGCCGTTGCCAAATTAACAGCTACACATTTCGACACTTTTGCTTCAAATCGACTATTAAATGATTTAGGTAAATCTGGTCGGGTGGATGAAGCTCGTCACTTGTTCGACAAAATGTCTGACAAAGACGAGTTCACGTGGAATACAATGATTTCTGCTTATGCCAGATCAGATCTCCTGATTGAGGCAAAACAACTCTTAAGTGAAACTCCACACCCTAGTTCAGTTGCTTGGTCATCCCTGATCTCTGGATATTCACATCAGGGATGTGGAACAGAAGCTTTTAGGTTATTCTGGCTAATGCAACTCGAAGGATTAAGACCCAATCAATACACACTAGGTAGTGCTCTTCGTGCTTGTTCCATCTCTGCTTTGTTACAGAGAGGGCAGCAAATTCATGCCCACGCTATAAAAACTCAATTTGATTTGAACCTTTTCGTTGTCACTGGCTTAGTTGATATGTATGCGAAATGCAAGCAGATTTCAGAAGCCGAATATTTATTCCACATGATACTGGATAACAATAATCTTGTATTATGGAATACCATGATTACCGGGTACTCACAGAACGGTTATGGACTACAAGCAATGGAGTGTTTTCGTGATATGAAATCTGAAGGTATTGGAATGAATCAGTTCACATTCCCAAGTATATTGACAGCTTGTGCTGCAAATTCTGCGTTTAGATTTGGTATGCAGGTTCACTGTTCCATCATTCGTAGTGGGTTCGAGTTTAATGCTTTTGTTGAGAGTTCATTAGTTGATATGTATGCAAAATGTTGGGATGTAAATTCTGCAGAAAGGGTCTTGGAGTATATGAAAGTCGATGATGTGGTTTCTTGGAATTCATTGATTATGGGATGTGTAAGGAAAGGGTGCAATGAAGAAGCTTTATCTTTATTTAAAAAGATGCATCAAAGGCAGATGAAGATTGACCATTTTACTTACCCGTCTGTTTTGAATGCGTTAGCTTCCATTTTTTATTTAGAAACTGCCGGATCTGTTCATTGCTTAACTATAAAAACTGGTTTTGGTAACTACAAATTAGTGGGCAATGCTCTTGTTGATATGTACGCAAAATGTGGTAGCTTATATTGTGCTTCTAGGGTTTTCCTTAGTATGGGTGACCGAGATGTGGTTTCATGGACATCTCTGATCTCTGGTCATGCTCGCCATGGATTTTATGAAGAGGCACTTAAACTTTACTATGAAATGAGGGGCACAGAAATTGAACCTGATCTTTTTGTCATTGCAAGCGTTTTCAGTGCCTGTGCAGAGTTAACTTGCTTAGAATTTGGAAAACAAGTGCATGGTAACCTCGTTAGAAGTGGTCTTGGTTCATCTCTGTCAGTAGGTAATTCATTGGTGACAATGTACGCAAAATGTGGATGTCTGGACGATGCAAATCTGGTTTTTGGTATGATGCATTTAAAAGATGTGGTTTCTTGGACGGCTTTGATTGTTGGGTTCGCACAAAATGGAAGGGGAAAAGACTCTCTACAGCTTTATAATCAGATGATCCTGAGTGGGAGCAAACCTGATTATGTTACTTTTGTAGGTCTGTTATTTGCATGCAGCCATGCAGGTCTTGTTGACGAGGGTTTCCTTTACTTTGAATCTATGGAAATGGTTCACGGTATTAAACGGGGGCGTGAACATTACGCTTGTATGATTGATCTTCTTGGGCGTTCTGGAAAAATTGATAAAGCTGTGGAGTTGCTGAATCAAATGCCTTTTCAACCAGATGCAACTGTGTGGAAAGCACTACTTGCAGCTTGTAGATCTCACGGTAAATTAGAAGTGGCAGTTTGGGCTGCTGAAAGCCTCTTCGAATTGGAACCTAAAAATGCCGTTGCATATGTTCAATTGGCCAATATGTACTCAGCATCTGGTAGATGGGTTGATGCTGGGAGAATTCGTAGTTTAATGAAATCAAGAGGGGTCAAAAAGGAACCTGGATGTAGTTGGATGGAAGTGAATGGCAGAGTTCATGTTTTCATGATTGAAGATAGGAATCACCCAAGGAAGGCCGATATTTATTTGAAActtgaagagatgatgatcttgatAAAGGAAGCGGGGTACGTTCCAGATATGAACTTTGCGCTACATGACATGGATGAAGATGGAAAGGAACTTGGTCTTAGCTACCACAGTGAAAAATTGGCCGTTGCTTTTGGGCTTCTTAGTATCCCCCCTGGAGCACCGATCAGAATTTATAAGAACCTCCGCGTCTGTGGGGACTGCCACAATGCTATGAAGTTTATTTCAGAGGTCTTTCAGAGACGTGTTATCTTGAGAGATGCAAATTGCTTTCATCACTTCAGTGAGGGAAAATGCTCTTGCAAGGATTATTGGTAG
- the LOC113297119 gene encoding F-box/LRR-repeat protein At3g48880-like, giving the protein MEENSSTVRRWEDMEIDVLVRIFKSFNIIELTAGISRVCSSWRLACCDPVLWRTLDLRMLQSHFIQIPSAPYVWVGEKSDQTFMRVLKIALGLSRGSVTVLMFHFNTYPNDSQLIYAAERCPRLKRLVLPAWNRITKVAICKAVNQWEELESLTMPTIANPPYIMEAIGANCKNFSKLKVMGPCNILFASSIVTFLPKLRVLSLRCVKLHKEALVHLLESLEHLEVLNISHCLLVEAPPPPASVKVFRELDDSILEKASRLREFLTCQDNSCTLCTRTIKDDGMLRWYKYEEGLWCTDEVSSFAL; this is encoded by the exons ATGGAAGAAAACAGTTCAACAGTAAGGAGATGGGAGGATATGGAAATTGATGTCCTGGTGAGGATATTCAAGTCGTTTAACATTATTGAGTTGACTGCGGGGATCTCTCGAGTCTGCAGCTCATGGCGCTTGGCTTGTTGTGATCCTGTCCTTTGGAGGACCCTTGATCTTCGTATGCTACAATCACACTTCATCCAGATTCCATCGGCACCATATGTTTGGGTGGGTGAGAAGTCTGATCAAACATTCATGAGAGTTTTGAAGATTGCTTTGGGTCTTAGCCGCGGAAGTGTAACTGTCTTAATGTTTCACTTCAATACTTACCCAAATGACAGTCAGTTGATCTATGCTGCCGAAAG GTGTCCACGGCTCAAACGGCTTGTCTTACCAGCTTGGAATAGAATTACCAAAGTCGCTATCTGCAAAGCAGTTAACCAGTGGGAAGAGCTCGAATCTTTGACGATGCCGACGATTGCAAATCCTCCTTACATTATGGAGGCAATTGGTGCTAACTGCAAAAACTTCAGCAAACTCAAGGTTATGGGTCCCTGCAATATTCTTTTTGCGTCAAGTATAGTAACTTTTCTCCCAAAGCTAAGGGTATTGAGCCTTCGATGTGTGAAGTTGCATAAAGAAGCATTGGTGCATCTCTTGGAATCCCTGGAACACTTGGAGGTACTCAACATTTCTCACTGTCTTTTAGTAGAAGCTCCTCCACCACCTGCCTCAGTAAAAGTTTTCAGGGAGCTTGACGATTCAATCCTTGAAAAGGCTTCACGTTTGCGCGAATTCTTAACTTGCCAGGATAACTCGTGCACCCTTTGCACCAGAACAATTAAGGATGATGGTATGTTAAGGTGGTATAAGTATGAGGAAGGGTTGTGGTGTACTGATGAGGTAAGCTCCTTTGCTCTCTGA